GGCAAAACGGCCGTTCTCTTGGAGCTCAATTGCGAAACCGACTTCGTCGCCCGAACGGACGATTTCAAAGGCCTGCTGGGGGATCTTCTTCAGAAAGCCGCGTCGGCCGCGCCCGCGTGGTCGTCCGCCGCGGACGCGCCCCAGGAACGGGTCAAGGAACTGGCCGCCAAACTGGGGGAAAACATCGTGTTGAAGCGCTTCGCGCGCTTTGATCGTCCGTCGTCGGGGCTTTTCGCGTCTTACATCCACCCCAGCGAAAGCGTGAAAGTGGGGGCCCTGGTGGAGTTGAACACCGCCTCGGAAAAAGGCGCCGCCGCCCCCGAAGCCGCCGAATTGGGGAAAGTCTTGGCCATGCAGGCCGCCGCCAACGGCGCCCGGTGGGTCAACCCCCAGGACGTTCCCGCCGACTTGATTGAAAAAGAGAAAACCATCGGCCGGGAAAAAGCCAAAAACGAAGGCAAACCGGAGAAAATCTGGGACAAAATCGCCGAAGGCAATTTAAAGAAATTCTTCCAGGATTTTTGTCTCTTGGAACAGGCCGACAACTTGAACCCCAAGTCCACCCTTCGCCAGCGCGTGGAAGACGTTTCCAAGAAAGTGGGCGAACCGGTGACGGTAAAGCGTTTCGCGCGGTTTAAAGTCGGCGACGAAGACTAACCGCCGACCCATGCCCACCCCCAAGCGCGTTCGGCGGGTTGTGCTTAAACTGTCGGGGGAGGCCCTCCTCGGACGCGCCGCGTCGGGCATCGACGTGGACGCGCTTTTCGGGATCGCGCAGGAAATCAAATCCGCCCAAAAGGCCCATCACCAAATTGCCGTGGTGGTCGGCGGGGGGAACATCTGGCGGGGCGGGCGCGGGCAAGGCAAGGAATTGGACCGGGTTATTTCCGATCAAATGGGCATGCTGGCCACGCTGGTCAATGCCCTGGCCCTGCAGGACGCTCTGGAACAACTGGGCGCGCCCACCCGGGTTCTCTCGGCCCTGGAGGTCGCCAAGTTGGCCGAACCCTACATCCGGCGGCGCGCCATCCGGCACTTGGAAAAGGGCCGCATCGTCATCTTCGGCGCGGGCACGGGCAATCCGTTCTTCTCGACGGACACCGCCGCCGCCCTTCGCGCCTCGGAAATCGAAGCCCACGTCGTCTTGAAAGCCACTCAGGTCGACGGCGTCTACGATTCCGACCCCCGCAAAAACCCCAAAGCCAAGCGCTACAAATCCTTGACGCTCTTGACCGCCCTCCGCGACCGGTTGGGGGTCATGGACGCCACCGCGCTTTCCCTTTGTTTGGAGAACAAGATTCCCGTCCGCGTTTTCAATCTGCGGGGCCCCGGCAACATGCGCCGAGCCATCGCCGGCGAAGACGTGGGCACTCTTGTGACGCCCTGACCCGAATTCCCGAGGCCTCTCATGTCGTCCCTCAACGCCAACGCGCAGCCCGTCATTAACGAAGCCGAAGAAAAGATGAAAAAGTCGGTGGAAAAAATCCGACAGGAATACGCGAGCCTTCGCACGGGCCGCGCCACCGGCTCGCTGCTGGACCATTTGAAAGTCGAGTACTACGGCTCCCACGTGCCGCTCAAACAGGTGGCCGCCGTGAGCGTTCCGGAAGGGCGCACCCTGGAGGTCAAACCCTGGGACATCGGCGCCCTGGCCGCCATCGAAAAAGCCATCCGCACGTCCGACCTCGGATTGAACCCGACCAACGACGGCAAAATGCTTCGGCTCAACATCCCCACGTTGACCGAGGAACGGCGGAAGGAAATGGTTAAGCACGTGAAGAAAGTCGCCGAGGATTTCCGCGTCTCGGTCCGCAACGACCGACGCGAGGCCATGGAAAAAATCAAGAAAGCGGAAAAAGACAAGGCGCTCTCGGAGGACGACCGCAAGAACGCCGAGCACGCCCTTCAACACGTCACCGACGTCTACATCAAAAAAATCGACGAAACCCTCGCCATCAAAGAAAAAGACATCCTGGAGATTTGACCGCCGACGGCGATCCCATGCCCACTCTCGTGAAACGCCGCCCTTCCGCCACCGCCGGCGAGCCTTCCCTGAACGTTTTGGAATCAAGCCTGGATCGCGCGCGATTGCCCCGGCACGTGGCCATCATTATGGACGGCAACGGTCGCTGGGCCAAGGGCCGCGGGTTGCCCCGGCTGATGGGGCATCGCGCGGGCGCCGAAAGCGTCCGCGAAATCGTGCGCGCCGCGGGCCAATTGGGCCTCGGCACCCTCACCTGTACGCCTTTTCCACCGAAAACTGGCAACGCTCCCCCCTCGAAGTGCAGGGCCTCATGCGCCTCCTCGTTCACACCCTTCGAAACGAAGCCAAAGAACTCCACAAAAACGGCGTGCGCCTGCACGCCGTGGGGCGCACCGACGGCCTTCCGGGACCGGTCCGAAAAGAACTGGACCGAACCATCGAATTTCTTTCCACCAACCGGGGGTTGCACCTCAACCTCGCCCTCAACTACGGGGGGCGCCAGGAAATCGTCGACGCGGCCCGGGCCGTTGTCCGAGGAGGCGAGGACCTCACCGAGGAAACCCTCGCCCGCCATCTCTACACCGCCCATTCCCCGGACCCCGACCTTCTGATTCGAACCTCGGGCGAATTCCGACTCTCCAATTTTCTGCTGTGGCAGTCGGCCTACGCCGAGATTTACGTGACCCCGACCTTCTGGCCCGATTTTCGCCGACGGGACCTGGTGTTGGCGTTGTTGGATTACCAGCGGCGGGAACGCCGCTTTGGGGGGACCTGACCGTGGTTCTTCCGCGGGTTCTGACCGCCCTGGTGTTGGGTCCCCTGTTCCTATGGGTGTTGTATTTGGGAAGCGTCCCGTTCTTGATTTTCATGGGCACCTTGATCCTCCTGGGCCTTTGGGAATTCCATTCCATGGCCGAGGCCGGGGGGCACGCCAACCAATCCATAACGGGGATCGCCGCGGCCCTGCTGGTCACGCTGTCCCTGGTGTTTCCCGGCCTCCGGGCCGACGCCCCCTTTCGCGCCCAGGCGCCGGCCTTTTCCCTGACTCTCGCGGCCGCGATCATGATCTTCCGGGAACTGGGACGGTCCGACAAGAGCCTGTCCATGCTGCGCATGGCCATGACCTGCGCGGGCGTTCTTCTAATCGCGTGGCCCCTGGGGGGGTTCATCCTCTTGCGCGAGGCCCGGGGCGCGACGCCCGAGTTTTTCCACGCGGGACGGTTGGCGGCCTTTTTCCTCGTGGCCTTGATTTGGACCCAGGACACGGCCGCCTGGGCCGTCGGAATGACGATGGGAAAGCACCGGTTGGCCCCCCAAGTGAGCCCGAAGAAATCCTGGGAAGGCGCCGTCGGAGGCCTTTTGGCGGCGGTTTTGGTTTCCCTGTTTCTTCGGGAAGGGTGGATGAATTCGCTTTTCGGCCGGGGGGAAACCGTTTTGGTGGCGATCGTCTTGGGGGTCCTGGCCCAGGCCTCGGATCTGGCGGAATCCCTTTTTAAACGGTGCTTCGGGGTCAAAGACTCCTCGGGACTGCTCCCGGGCCACGGCGGGATTCTCGACCGTTTCGATTCCTTTTTGTTGTCGGGACCGGCCCTCTATTTCTACCTGATCTCCGTCGGCCGGATTCTTTGATGCGGCGTTTGGTCCTCTTGGGATCCACGGGATCCATCGGCGTGAACACCTTGGATTGCGTGCGCCGACTGGCCCGCGCCGGCGACCCCTCGGTCCTCCTCGGCCTCTCGGCGTTCTCCAACCTGGAAAAACTCCAGAAACAGATCCTCGAATTCCGCCCGGCCCGCGTGGTCGTGGGCACCGAAGAAGGCGCCGCGTCTTTGCGTAATTGGCTTCGGTCCCGGCGCTTGACTTGCCGGGTCGGCGTCGGCGTGGAGGGCCTGGTGGAGCTGGCCGCCACCCCGGCGGCCAATCTCGTGGTGTCCGCCGTGGTCGGTTCCGTGGGTCTTCGGCCGCTCCTCGCGGCCATACGCGCGGGGAAAAAAATCGCGCTGGCCAACAAAGAGGCCCTCATCGTGGCCGGCGACTTGCTGATGGACGCCGCGCGCCGCCACGGCGCGGAGCTCTTGCCCATCGACAGCGAACATTCCGCCATCTTTCAATGCTTGAACGGCGCCGAGGCCCGGTCCGTCCGGCGGTTGATCCTGACCGCCTCCGGCGGCGCCTTCTATCGCCGGAAGGGATCCCTGGAAACCGTCACGCCCCGGGAAGCCCTCGACCACCCGACCTGGAAAATGGGAAGGAAAATCACCATCGACTGCGCCACCCTCACGAACAAGGGGTTGGAAGCCATCGAAGCCCATCACCTTTTTCAGGTGCCCCTCGACCGCATCGACATCGTCGTTCACCCCCAATCCATCGTGCATTCTCTGGTGGAATTTAACGACGGAGCCGTTTTGGCCCAACTCTCCCATCCGGACATGCGGCTCCCGATTCAATACGCCCTCACCCATCCCGCGCGCCGCCCCACGCCCTTAAAACCCCTTCGATTGGAGGAAATGGGCCGGTTGGATTTTCGTCGACCGGATTTCAGCCGGTTCCCCAGTCTTTCCCTGGCCCTTTCCGCCGGTCGCCGGGGGGGAACGTGGCCCGCCGTTTTCAACGGGGCCAACGAGGTGGCGGTCCACGCTTTTTTAAACGGCGAATTGTCCTTCCCCGGAATTCCGGCCCTGTGCCGCCGCGTCCTGGCCGCCCACCGCCCGCCGGCCCGGACCCCTGGCGAAGAGGCCGGGTTATCCGCTATTCTTAGGGCCGATTCCTGGGCCCGGGAAAAATCCCGTGCCCTGATCGAACAGGAGAAAAAATGATTTCATTTTTGCTCGGTTCCGCCAGCGTGTTGATCGCTTTCGGACTCGTTATTTTTGTTCATGAATTCGGCCACTTCATCGTCGCCAAAAAAACCGGCGTGAAAGTGGATCGGTTCTCCTTCGGCCTCGGACCGGAACTGTTCGGTTTTACCTGGGGAGAAACGCGCTACTGCGTCGCTTGGATCCCCCTGGGCGGCGAAGTGCGGATGGCGGGGGAAATGGACCCCGGGGCGGAGCGCACCCCCCCCGGGATCCCCGGGAATTTTTTGCCAAACCCTGGTACCGCCGAATCCCCATCGTGGTGGCCGGCCCGGCGATGAATTACGCTCTCGCGTTTCTCCTCTTCAGTTTGGTGTTCTTTGTCTGGGGCAATCCGAGCCTCTCCACGGAAGCCGTCATCGGGGATTTGGCCGAGGGGTTCCCGGCCCAAACCGCCGGATTGAGGCCGGGCGACCGGGTGCTTTCCATCGATGGCGCGGCCGTCGCCCAATGGAAAGAATTGGCCCTGGCCATTCACGACCGCGCGGAACGGCCCGTACGGTTGGACGTTCAACGGACCGAAAACGGAAAGACGTCCGTCGCCCTGCGGGTCCAATTAACCCCGCGGCGGGACCCGGCCACCGGGCACGGGCTGATCGGCATCACGCCGCTCACGGTCTACGAAAAAATGGGGTTGTTCGGGTCCCTGCGCATGGGCGCCTTCCAAACGGTTTTTTGGAGTGTCCACACCCTCGACTACCTCAAGGAGCGTATCGTCCGGCGGGAAAAACCGGAGCTCTCGGGGCCCGTGGGCATCGCCGCCGTCATCTCCAAGTCCGCGCGAAGCGGGATGCAAGACTATATTTTTCTGATCGCCATGATTTCCCTCGGGATCGGCCTGTTCAACCTCTTTCCGATCCCCATGCTCGACGGCGGCCATTTGATGTTTTATTTGATCGAAGGCCTCGTTCGCCGACCGGTCAGCCGGCGGATCGTTCAAACCGCCAACGCGGTCGGTCTCTCCGTGCTCCTCGGTATTTTGGTTTTCGCGACCTATTCGGACATTCAACGCCTGCGGGGCGGTGACGCGCCCGCCGCCACCGGAACCAAATAATGCGCCTGTCGCGGTATCTGCTGCCCACGCTTAAAGAGTTGCCCTCGGACGCCGACACCCCGTCGGCGCGCCTCATGTTGCGGTCCGGCATGATCCGGAAAGTCTCCTCCGGCCTTTACGAATGGCTGCCCTTCGGGTTGCGCGCCCTGCGCCGCGTGGAGCGCATCGTCCGGGAAGAAATGGACGCCGCGGGGGGCCAGGAAGTGTGGCTTCCGACCCTCCAACCCAAGGAACTCTGGCAGGAGTCCGGCCGCTGGCAGGTCTACGGGAAGGAAATGATGCGGCTCAAGGACCGCAAGGACGGCGAGTTTTGCCTGGCGCCCACGGCCGAAGAAGTGGTCACCGATCTGGTCCGCCGGGAAGTGCGGTCCTACCGGGAACTTCCCCTGCTCCTTTACCAATTCGGCGAAAAATTCCGTGACGAAATCCGGCCCCGCTTCGGCGTCATGCGCGCCCGGGAATTTTACATGAAGGACGCCTACTCCTTCCACGCCGACGAGACCGATTTGGAAAAAACCTACCGCGCCGTGTTCGCGGCGTACGAGCGGATTTTCACCCGTTGCGGCCTGAAGTTCCGTCCCGTCGAAGCCCAGACGGGCGCCATCGGGGGCAATTTCTCCCACGAATTCATGGTGTTGGCCGAAACGGGGGAGGAAACCATCGCGGCCTGCAACGATTGCGGCTACGCCGCCAACGTCGAGCGGGCGGAATGCCTGGCCCCGGCCGCCGAAAAAGAAGCGCCCCAACCGCTGGAGGAGGTCGACACCCCGGGCCCGGGCGCGGTGGCGGACGTCGCCAAATTTTTAAATCTCCCCGAATCGCGGTTTCTCAAGACGCAGATTTACGTGGCGGACGACAAGCCGATCATCGCTCTGCTTCGGGGCGACACGGAATTGAACGAAGCCAAACTTCAAAAAGTCCTGGAAGCGCGGGTGCTTTACCGCGCCGGCGACGACGTTTACCGGAGCGTGGCGGGCTGCGACGTCGGCTTCGCCGGACCCCAGGGTCGGTCCGTCCCGGTGATTGCCGATCTGGCCGCCGCGGCCGTCGTCAACGGGGTGTCGGGCGCCAACAAGAACGGGCGCCACGTGAAGAATTTGAACGCCCCCCGGGATTTCACGGCCGCCCGCGTGGCCGATCTTCGGCTGGTCCGGGAATCCGACCCTTGCCCCCGGTGCGGAAAGCGGTTATCCTTCTTCAAAGGCATCGAAGTGGGCCACACGTTCAAATTGGGCACCAAATATTCCCAGGCCATGGGCGCCGGCTATTTGACGGACAAAGGCGCGAAGACGCCCTTCCAGATGGGCTGTTACGGGATCGGCGTCAGCCGGGTGGTGGCCGCCGCGTTGGAGCAATGCCACGACGACAACGGCATCGTTTGGCCCGAGGCCATCGCTCCCTTTGACGTGACGGTGTTGCCGCTGAACGTTTCGGAGCCGAAATTAATGGAAACCGCGGAACGCCTGGAAAAAGAATTGGCCGCCCGGGGCTTCCAAGTGCTTTTGGACGATCGGGACCAACGCGCGGGCGTCAAATTCAAAGACGCGGATTTGCTGGGCATTCCCTGGCGCGTGACGGTGGGGGAGAAAAAGCTCGCCGTGGGCCAGGTGGAAATTAAACGACGCGGCGCGGCCGAGGCCCAGGACGTGGCCATCGACGCGGCCACGGCGTGGCTGGCGGAACGGCGGGGTCAAAAATCCCCCGACCCGGTCGTCGCCTAAATTACGACGGAGGAAAAAGGTGCCCTTTGACGACACGATGTTTTTGAAGCGCCACGTCGATATTTTGTCCTTCTTCACCGACGATCAACTGCGACGCGTCACGGCCGAAATCGACCGGCAAACCTACAACAAAGGGCAAACGGTCGTTTTCCAGGGGGAAATCAGCCACAATTTCCATATCATCAAACGGGGAAAAGTCCAAGTTTTCTCCAAAACGGCAGGCGACAAAGCGCTCGTCGCCGAACTGGGGCCGGGCGACTTTTTCGGCGAAATGTCCCTGTTGGATTCGACCACCGCCAGCGCCACGATCCGATCGGCCGAGGACGGGTCCGAAATCCTGATGATCTCCCACGACACCTTCAAACAACTTCTCCGCGAATTCCCGGCGTTGGAACTCGCCCTCCGGGACAAAGTGGCCGAACGCCAGCGCCAACGCCACGCCGCTCTCCAGTCCAAAAAACCGGGCGACGCTCCCGCCGGCGGCGGTTCGCCGTTGTGACGGGACGGTCGGCGACCGGGACGGCCCGGTGAAAAAACTTTTCGGAGCCGAAGCCCTGATTGGGCTGGCGCTCACCCTCCTCCTCGGCCTGTTGGCCACCCTTCAGCCGGGATTCACCGAATCCCTGGAATTGAAGCTATACGATGTGCGCCTGCACCTGGCGCCCTCCGCGCCCCCGTCCGACGAAATTCGAATGGTGGCCATCGACGACGCTTCCCTTGAAGCGGTCGGCCGGTGGCCCTGGGCCCGGGGCGCCGTGGCGGAGCTCCTTCGACGGGTGGCCGAGGGGAAACCCAAGGTGATCGGGCTCGACATCATGTATGTCGACCCGGACGCCAACCAGGGGTTGGAAGCGGTCCGCGGCCTAAAAAAAGAATTTTCCGACCTTCTGGCGCGCCGGCGCAAAACCCCGGCCCCCAAGGGGCGCGGGGGGAAGACGAAAATCGGCGCGAACGCGCTGGACGATCTGGAATCTTTCGAAGTGAGCTTGGAGGACACCGAGGAATCCCTGGACAACGACGCTCAACTCGCGGGCGCCCTCGCCCAGACGAAAAACGTCGTCCTGCCCCTCACCTTCGCGACGCTCGACAAACCCTTGGTGGACGAGGCGCCCGAATCCATGGAGCGGATGGCCTCCCGCGCCCTCTTGCAATCCCAAATCGCCAACGACCGGGACCCCCGCGTCACGGAAGGGTTCCAACCCCTCCTCCCCATTCCCGCCTTCGCTAAAAGCGTCACCGGCTTGGGCCATTGCAACATCTTTTCCGACAGCGACGGCACCGTGCGCCGGGACACGGTGGTGATCAAATACGCGGGCCAATACCACCCGTCCCTGGCCCTTGAAATGGCCCGCATCGCTTTGAACGTCCCCACCAATAAACTTTCGGTCGTTTTGGGCACGGAACTTCGCCTGGGAGACCGCCGCATTCCCTTGGATTCGGAGAGCCGCTTTTTCATCAAGTTTCAAGGCCCCTTTGCGGACGTCAAAAAAGTCTCCGCGGTCGATGTGTTGCGCGACGAGGGCGGGGTGCCCCCCGAAGCGTTTAAAAACAAAATCGTCTTGATCGGACTGACCGCCCTGGGGGTGGGGAACGTTTTCGTCACCCCCGCCGAATCGACCCACCAGTTCAACGGCGTCATCCTTTCGGCCCTGCAGAACATCTTGGACGGGGACTTCGTCTCGCGTCCGCCGTGGGCCGGCAAGGCCGAAGCCGCCTGGCTTTTGATCCTGGGGTTGATCGCCACGTTCCTGCTCCCGCACCTGAAGGCCAAGGGGGGGCTGTTGGTGGCCGCCGCCTTGTTCGCCGCCACCGTCGGCGTGGGAATTTTCCTTTTTGTTTCCCGGGGTTGGTGGTTGAAAATCTTTTACCCCCTGGCGCTGATCCTGCTGTCTTACGGGTTTGTCACGATCCGCCGGTTTTTCTTCGCGGAAGGTCGCAAGGAGTTCGTCGAAGCGCAAAGCATCGAAACCAACAAGATGCTCGGCCAGTCCTTCCAGGGCCAGGGGCTTTTGGACATGGCCTTCGCCAAATTCCAATTGGTCCCCGTGGACGACGAAATGAAAGGCGTTCTTTACAATTTGGCCCTCGATTTTGAGCGGAAACGCCAATTCAACAAGGCGGCGGTGGTCTACGACCACATTGCCAAGGCCGATCCGAATTTCAAGGACATCAAGGAACGCGCCAAATCCATGAAGCAGGCGGGCGAAACCATGATCGCGGGCCCGGGCCTGGGCGGGGGGAAAGAAGGCGGCACCATCGCCATCGCCGGCGGCGCGGCCAAGCCCACCCTCGGACGCTACGAAATTCAAAAGGAATTGGGCCGCGGCGCCATGGGCGTGGTCTATCTCGGCAAAGACCCCAAGATTAACCGGTCCGTGGCCATCAAAACCCTTCGTTTCGACGACGACATGGACGCCGAGACGGCCAAATTCACCAAGGAACGATTCTTCCGGGAAGCCGAATCGGCGGGGACGCTGAACCACCCGCACATCATTCGGATCTTCGACGCGGGCGAAGACAACGAGATTTCCTTCATCGCCATGGAGTTGCTGGAGGGGGAAGACCTCAAGAAATACGTGGAGAAAGACCACCTGCTCCCGGTTCCCCAGGTGTTGGAATACGTCGCGCAAATCGCCGACGCGCTGGATTACGCCCATCAAAACGGGGTGGTGCACCGGGACGTGAAACCCGCCAACATCATGCGGCTCAAAGACGGGTCCCTTCGGGTCACGGATTTCGGCATCGCCCGCATCACCGCGTCTTCCAAGACCGCCACGGGGACGGTGATGGGCACCCCCAGCTACATGTCCCCCGAGCAGTTGTCCGGCAAAAAAGTCGACGGGCGGTCGGACCTGTTCTCCCTGGGCGTCATGCTTTACGAAATGCTCACGGGGGAAAAACCCTTTGAAGGCGACAGCATCGCCACCTTGCTGTTCAAGATCGCCAACGAACAGCACCCGGACCCGCGCCTGAAGCGTTCGGACCGGGTGGCCGCGGGAATCAAAGCCGTGATCGACAAAGCCCTGCAAAAGGACCCCGACCGCCGGTATCAACGGGGCGCCGAGTTCGCTCGGGACGTTCGCGAATGCCTTGCCCGTCCCGACGACGTCCCGGCCGCCCTCCGGACCGAGGCGGTCAAACCGTCCGCCCCCCTTGTCGAACCCACGGTTCAAATTCCACCCCCCGTTGACAGCGGCGCTTCCACCCTTAAACTTAGTGAACCGCCGGCCCCCCGGGACCCGGACGGGACGCAGAAGCTGTAGGCGGAGGACAAGGTGAAACTTTCGACGGCGGTGCTTTCCGACGCGGGAAAAGTGCGGCGCAACAACGAGGACAGCTGTTTTTCGGACGACGATCTCGGTCTTTTGGTCGTGGCCGACGGCATGGGCGGCCACGCCGCGGGGGAAGTGGCCAGCCAGCTGGCCGTCCAAATCATCCGCGACCAGGTGGTCAACGCCTTTAAAACGGGAACGATCCCGGCTTCCGAAGCGCCGCTGCACTTGTCGGAACGGGGCCGCCTTCTCCATTCCGCGGTGCGCCTGGCCAACGACATGA
The window above is part of the Elusimicrobiota bacterium genome. Proteins encoded here:
- the tsf gene encoding translation elongation factor Ts, whose protein sequence is MPVVTSDLVAQLRAKTGAGLMDCKRALTTTEGDFEKAIQILREQGAASAAKRSGRATAAGLVQASIAAAGKTAVLLELNCETDFVARTDDFKGLLGDLLQKAASAAPAWSSAADAPQERVKELAAKLGENIVLKRFARFDRPSSGLFASYIHPSESVKVGALVELNTASEKGAAAPEAAELGKVLAMQAAANGARWVNPQDVPADLIEKEKTIGREKAKNEGKPEKIWDKIAEGNLKKFFQDFCLLEQADNLNPKSTLRQRVEDVSKKVGEPVTVKRFARFKVGDED
- a CDS encoding UMP kinase, whose translation is MPTPKRVRRVVLKLSGEALLGRAASGIDVDALFGIAQEIKSAQKAHHQIAVVVGGGNIWRGGRGQGKELDRVISDQMGMLATLVNALALQDALEQLGAPTRVLSALEVAKLAEPYIRRRAIRHLEKGRIVIFGAGTGNPFFSTDTAAALRASEIEAHVVLKATQVDGVYDSDPRKNPKAKRYKSLTLLTALRDRLGVMDATALSLCLENKIPVRVFNLRGPGNMRRAIAGEDVGTLVTP
- the frr gene encoding ribosome recycling factor, which codes for MSSLNANAQPVINEAEEKMKKSVEKIRQEYASLRTGRATGSLLDHLKVEYYGSHVPLKQVAAVSVPEGRTLEVKPWDIGALAAIEKAIRTSDLGLNPTNDGKMLRLNIPTLTEERRKEMVKHVKKVAEDFRVSVRNDRREAMEKIKKAEKDKALSEDDRKNAEHALQHVTDVYIKKIDETLAIKEKDILEI
- a CDS encoding phosphatidate cytidylyltransferase — encoded protein: MVLPRVLTALVLGPLFLWVLYLGSVPFLIFMGTLILLGLWEFHSMAEAGGHANQSITGIAAALLVTLSLVFPGLRADAPFRAQAPAFSLTLAAAIMIFRELGRSDKSLSMLRMAMTCAGVLLIAWPLGGFILLREARGATPEFFHAGRLAAFFLVALIWTQDTAAWAVGMTMGKHRLAPQVSPKKSWEGAVGGLLAAVLVSLFLREGWMNSLFGRGETVLVAIVLGVLAQASDLAESLFKRCFGVKDSSGLLPGHGGILDRFDSFLLSGPALYFYLISVGRIL
- a CDS encoding 1-deoxy-D-xylulose-5-phosphate reductoisomerase; amino-acid sequence: MRRLVLLGSTGSIGVNTLDCVRRLARAGDPSVLLGLSAFSNLEKLQKQILEFRPARVVVGTEEGAASLRNWLRSRRLTCRVGVGVEGLVELAATPAANLVVSAVVGSVGLRPLLAAIRAGKKIALANKEALIVAGDLLMDAARRHGAELLPIDSEHSAIFQCLNGAEARSVRRLILTASGGAFYRRKGSLETVTPREALDHPTWKMGRKITIDCATLTNKGLEAIEAHHLFQVPLDRIDIVVHPQSIVHSLVEFNDGAVLAQLSHPDMRLPIQYALTHPARRPTPLKPLRLEEMGRLDFRRPDFSRFPSLSLALSAGRRGGTWPAVFNGANEVAVHAFLNGELSFPGIPALCRRVLAAHRPPARTPGEEAGLSAILRADSWAREKSRALIEQEKK
- a CDS encoding site-2 protease family protein gives rise to the protein MISFLLGSASVLIAFGLVIFVHEFGHFIVAKKTGVKVDRFSFGLGPELFGFTWGETRYCVAWIPLGGEVRMAGEMDPGAERTPPGIPGNFLPNPGTAESPSWWPARR
- a CDS encoding RIP metalloprotease; amino-acid sequence: MNYALAFLLFSLVFFVWGNPSLSTEAVIGDLAEGFPAQTAGLRPGDRVLSIDGAAVAQWKELALAIHDRAERPVRLDVQRTENGKTSVALRVQLTPRRDPATGHGLIGITPLTVYEKMGLFGSLRMGAFQTVFWSVHTLDYLKERIVRREKPELSGPVGIAAVISKSARSGMQDYIFLIAMISLGIGLFNLFPIPMLDGGHLMFYLIEGLVRRPVSRRIVQTANAVGLSVLLGILVFATYSDIQRLRGGDAPAATGTK
- a CDS encoding proline--tRNA ligase; the encoded protein is MRLSRYLLPTLKELPSDADTPSARLMLRSGMIRKVSSGLYEWLPFGLRALRRVERIVREEMDAAGGQEVWLPTLQPKELWQESGRWQVYGKEMMRLKDRKDGEFCLAPTAEEVVTDLVRREVRSYRELPLLLYQFGEKFRDEIRPRFGVMRAREFYMKDAYSFHADETDLEKTYRAVFAAYERIFTRCGLKFRPVEAQTGAIGGNFSHEFMVLAETGEETIAACNDCGYAANVERAECLAPAAEKEAPQPLEEVDTPGPGAVADVAKFLNLPESRFLKTQIYVADDKPIIALLRGDTELNEAKLQKVLEARVLYRAGDDVYRSVAGCDVGFAGPQGRSVPVIADLAAAAVVNGVSGANKNGRHVKNLNAPRDFTAARVADLRLVRESDPCPRCGKRLSFFKGIEVGHTFKLGTKYSQAMGAGYLTDKGAKTPFQMGCYGIGVSRVVAAALEQCHDDNGIVWPEAIAPFDVTVLPLNVSEPKLMETAERLEKELAARGFQVLLDDRDQRAGVKFKDADLLGIPWRVTVGEKKLAVGQVEIKRRGAAEAQDVAIDAATAWLAERRGQKSPDPVVA
- a CDS encoding cyclic nucleotide-binding domain-containing protein, which codes for MPFDDTMFLKRHVDILSFFTDDQLRRVTAEIDRQTYNKGQTVVFQGEISHNFHIIKRGKVQVFSKTAGDKALVAELGPGDFFGEMSLLDSTTASATIRSAEDGSEILMISHDTFKQLLREFPALELALRDKVAERQRQRHAALQSKKPGDAPAGGGSPL
- a CDS encoding CHASE2 domain-containing protein; protein product: MKKLFGAEALIGLALTLLLGLLATLQPGFTESLELKLYDVRLHLAPSAPPSDEIRMVAIDDASLEAVGRWPWARGAVAELLRRVAEGKPKVIGLDIMYVDPDANQGLEAVRGLKKEFSDLLARRRKTPAPKGRGGKTKIGANALDDLESFEVSLEDTEESLDNDAQLAGALAQTKNVVLPLTFATLDKPLVDEAPESMERMASRALLQSQIANDRDPRVTEGFQPLLPIPAFAKSVTGLGHCNIFSDSDGTVRRDTVVIKYAGQYHPSLALEMARIALNVPTNKLSVVLGTELRLGDRRIPLDSESRFFIKFQGPFADVKKVSAVDVLRDEGGVPPEAFKNKIVLIGLTALGVGNVFVTPAESTHQFNGVILSALQNILDGDFVSRPPWAGKAEAAWLLILGLIATFLLPHLKAKGGLLVAAALFAATVGVGIFLFVSRGWWLKIFYPLALILLSYGFVTIRRFFFAEGRKEFVEAQSIETNKMLGQSFQGQGLLDMAFAKFQLVPVDDEMKGVLYNLALDFERKRQFNKAAVVYDHIAKADPNFKDIKERAKSMKQAGETMIAGPGLGGGKEGGTIAIAGGAAKPTLGRYEIQKELGRGAMGVVYLGKDPKINRSVAIKTLRFDDDMDAETAKFTKERFFREAESAGTLNHPHIIRIFDAGEDNEISFIAMELLEGEDLKKYVEKDHLLPVPQVLEYVAQIADALDYAHQNGVVHRDVKPANIMRLKDGSLRVTDFGIARITASSKTATGTVMGTPSYMSPEQLSGKKVDGRSDLFSLGVMLYEMLTGEKPFEGDSIATLLFKIANEQHPDPRLKRSDRVAAGIKAVIDKALQKDPDRRYQRGAEFARDVRECLARPDDVPAALRTEAVKPSAPLVEPTVQIPPPVDSGASTLKLSEPPAPRDPDGTQKL